Proteins found in one Clostridium kluyveri DSM 555 genomic segment:
- the recQ gene encoding DNA helicase RecQ: MIGNAEEVLHKYYGYETFKKHQKEVIESILSGRDTLAIMPTGGGKSICYQIPAVLFKGVTIVISPLISLMKDQVDNISELGIRASYINSSISQQEILSIFSDLRNGKVKILYVAPERLDSPEFYQLMKTIEVSQVAVDEAHCVSQWGHDFRISYTHICKFIENFSKRPVVTAFTATATEEVREDIVNQIKLKKEAVFISGFDRENLKISCLKTGNKLQYLLNYVKTNEAQSGIIYASTRKEVDNIYEKLKANDLSVTRYHAGLPDRDRKINQEDFVYDKANIIVATNAFGMGIDKSNVRYVIHYNMPGNIESYYQEIGRAGRDGESSECILMFSAQDVITQKYLIEMSIQSPERRINEYKKLQHMIDFVHYNGCLRKFILNYFGEEVNYNQCDNCSNCINSGEYVDKTLDAQKVISCVYRMKREFGVNMIVDVLRGSSQKKVLHYGFNKLSTYGIMKDYSKEALSNFINTIIAHKYITLKEGEYPTVVLNAQSIKVLKGEEKVILKESVKANKITAHNDLFEILRNLRREIALEESIPPYMVFSDATLKELSIRYPIDSNQILDISGVGDLKLKKYGERFLNIIKKYIEENKIEPNWSFKGSITSKSERKNDKPKTHHITINMLRDNMGIKEIAKKRQLTLSTILTHITKYFEEENVMDINIKFEELFTYSEEREVLKVIDKVGISKLKPIKELLPDSINYDKIRAIIVKNYILKEVVK; this comes from the coding sequence GTGATTGGCAATGCTGAAGAAGTTCTGCATAAATATTATGGCTATGAAACTTTTAAAAAGCATCAGAAAGAAGTAATTGAAAGTATATTAAGTGGAAGAGACACCCTGGCAATTATGCCTACAGGCGGAGGAAAATCTATATGTTATCAAATACCTGCAGTGCTTTTTAAAGGGGTAACTATCGTCATATCTCCTTTAATTTCTCTTATGAAAGATCAGGTAGATAACATAAGTGAATTAGGTATAAGGGCGTCTTATATAAATAGTTCTATTTCTCAGCAAGAAATTTTAAGTATATTTTCAGATTTAAGGAATGGAAAAGTAAAAATATTATATGTAGCACCGGAGAGATTAGATTCTCCAGAATTTTATCAGCTTATGAAAACCATAGAAGTTTCGCAGGTGGCGGTAGATGAAGCACATTGTGTATCCCAGTGGGGACATGATTTTAGAATAAGCTACACACATATATGTAAATTCATAGAAAACTTTTCTAAAAGACCGGTGGTTACAGCATTTACTGCCACAGCCACTGAAGAAGTGAGAGAAGATATTGTAAACCAGATAAAATTGAAAAAAGAGGCTGTTTTTATATCAGGATTTGACAGAGAAAATTTAAAGATATCATGTCTTAAAACTGGAAATAAATTACAATATTTATTAAATTATGTTAAAACAAATGAAGCACAATCTGGAATAATATATGCATCCACCAGAAAGGAAGTGGATAATATATATGAAAAACTTAAGGCAAATGATTTATCTGTTACAAGATATCATGCAGGATTGCCAGACAGGGACAGAAAAATAAATCAGGAAGATTTTGTATATGACAAGGCGAATATAATAGTGGCTACCAATGCCTTTGGAATGGGTATTGACAAATCAAATGTAAGATATGTAATTCACTATAATATGCCTGGAAATATAGAAAGTTATTATCAGGAAATAGGCAGGGCAGGCCGTGATGGAGAATCCAGTGAGTGTATATTAATGTTTTCCGCGCAGGATGTAATTACCCAGAAATATTTAATAGAAATGAGCATACAATCTCCAGAAAGAAGAATAAATGAATATAAAAAGCTTCAGCATATGATAGATTTTGTGCATTATAATGGTTGTCTTAGAAAATTCATATTAAATTATTTTGGAGAGGAGGTAAATTATAATCAGTGTGATAATTGTAGTAATTGTATAAATTCCGGGGAATATGTGGATAAAACCCTAGATGCACAAAAGGTTATCTCCTGTGTATATAGGATGAAAAGGGAATTTGGAGTAAATATGATAGTGGATGTTTTAAGGGGTTCTTCTCAAAAAAAGGTACTTCATTATGGATTTAATAAACTATCCACTTATGGCATAATGAAAGATTATTCAAAAGAAGCATTATCAAATTTTATAAATACCATTATAGCTCATAAGTATATAACCTTAAAAGAAGGAGAATATCCAACTGTGGTGTTAAATGCCCAGTCTATAAAAGTTTTAAAAGGTGAAGAAAAAGTAATTTTAAAAGAATCAGTTAAAGCAAATAAAATCACCGCCCATAATGATCTATTTGAAATACTTAGAAATTTAAGAAGAGAAATAGCTTTGGAAGAATCTATTCCACCCTATATGGTATTTTCAGATGCAACTTTAAAGGAACTAAGTATAAGGTATCCGATAGATTCAAATCAAATACTGGATATATCAGGAGTGGGGGATTTAAAATTAAAAAAATATGGTGAAAGATTTTTAAATATTATAAAAAAATATATAGAGGAAAATAAAATTGAGCCCAACTGGTCATTTAAAGGTAGTATTACCAGTAAAAGTGAAAGAAAAAATGACAAACCCAAAACCCATCATATAACAATTAATATGCTTAGAGACAATATGGGCATAAAAGAAATTGCGAAAAAAAGACAACTCACCCTATCTACAATACTTACTCATATTACAAAATATTTTGAAGAAGAAAATGTTATGGATATAAATATAAAATTTGAAGAGTTGTTTACCTATTCAGAGGAAAGAGAAGTTTTAAAGGTCATAGATAAAGTTGGTATATCTAAGTTGAAACCCATAAAAGAATTACTTCCAGATAGCATAAATTATGATAAAATAAGAGCTATTATAGTAAAAAATTATATCTTAAAAGAGGTGGTAAAATGA
- the trxA gene encoding thioredoxin, translating to MAKVINSSEFEGNVLNSSETVLVDFFATWCGPCKMIAPVLEELSEEMKGKVEMFKVDVDRSAELAQKYGIQGVPTLMIFKDGKSVDRIVGFQPKEILKSRLQQY from the coding sequence ATGGCTAAGGTGATAAATAGCAGTGAATTTGAAGGGAATGTTTTAAATAGTAGTGAAACAGTATTAGTAGATTTTTTTGCAACTTGGTGCGGACCATGCAAAATGATTGCTCCAGTTCTTGAGGAATTAAGCGAAGAGATGAAAGGAAAAGTAGAAATGTTCAAAGTAGACGTAGATAGAAGTGCTGAGCTGGCTCAAAAATATGGAATTCAAGGTGTACCAACACTGATGATTTTTAAAGATGGTAAATCAGTAGATAGAATAGTGGGTTTCCAGCCTAAGGAAATACTGAAGTCTAGATTACAACAGTATTAA
- a CDS encoding ATP-binding protein: MSAFRVLHLSDIHIGKTYIKSEEIAYKIVYDITHNGLCTVRSVVVTGDIFDGQVQINEKLISEAVIFFNILLEQINLNQDEYKLTKDDFIFIPGNHDLIRVDDYELRWSKYNGFLKGFYINIPGYYNTKNYSVLRPYYEEKIVFIGFNSCQIEKKKIFDKTYLNMIDKNIKSETLKKQGIDKKQLIELLEGEVANEYDDYGKVSMAQISDIERQIRKLNGYNIVAMLHHHFYLFPEVAQKYGDSSLVRNYTAFIQHLKYMNVKTVLHGHKHFDLERPFITDDYYETTESIIDVFAGGSVGTDRKDRHTFSIIDFYKQREDIKLIQHKFIYNGESLEPISKKQIPSKNISGRVVKLLEILKFTNYDAYMLYMTSLEKLFKIYKTCGEIINWISESITGFCDVYKYLDRDYRNILFLLYSVSCRTLNYKSIIEKDTQYLEYASSILKEIFDNFLSCPHFNISDEDFHSLFKIKSLKSLADKCNQLLNENMNKITKQYLAFSMIGIFFSDLYLVFTEYADDFYNENIKYKVNIKMEENKFHANVPAPRITIESNADRRSAYVKFLCNEATVYKIAVLFVKEFDLILDKFQHCFKSIGFKMYYLIPKIDKNNFKNTLDSCNFEAYIPTLLPLLTGDNIYSSKEVFARELIQNSIDATAVREAKEEIDFMKSIRIEFGKDKNAGLYFKIKDNGTGMDRYKIERYFTNIGRSYYSGDEYRSLNISYEPISNFGIGFLSSFMVCREIEVRTKYFFNGTEGLKLYIPNYDGCFFIEGEENIDVGTEIKLYLNKEMHVDTIIDYIKKVMLDVKYDIIISYRDEGKEELIEIPAHYIRKNSTVEAFQFFIPFKENGEVLNIHWKEEVLSENFINKYEYGLLIKANLDNMDYNYGEVILNAGIRVEQTSLDALFHNEFNYDRDDNGITYNSIFMNFPANWIQIDVSREKLKGFSDMIRDINHKNPIGIKIAEVIYNQLTCFLNYSRENSISIPKSCVQEIIQYAICFCRNENSSVYKKLLNLKY, encoded by the coding sequence ATGTCAGCTTTTAGAGTGTTGCATTTATCAGATATTCACATAGGAAAAACCTATATCAAATCTGAAGAAATAGCATATAAAATTGTTTATGACATAACCCATAATGGATTATGTACTGTTAGAAGTGTAGTTGTAACAGGGGATATTTTTGATGGGCAAGTACAGATTAATGAAAAATTAATTAGTGAAGCTGTAATTTTTTTTAATATTTTGTTAGAACAAATCAATCTCAATCAAGATGAATATAAATTAACAAAAGATGATTTTATATTTATACCGGGTAATCATGATCTAATTAGAGTAGATGATTATGAATTAAGATGGAGTAAATATAATGGTTTCCTGAAAGGATTTTATATTAATATACCAGGATATTATAATACAAAAAATTATTCAGTGTTAAGGCCCTATTATGAAGAAAAAATAGTTTTTATTGGATTTAATTCCTGTCAGATTGAGAAGAAGAAAATTTTTGACAAAACATATCTGAATATGATAGATAAAAATATTAAATCAGAAACATTAAAAAAGCAGGGAATTGATAAAAAACAGTTAATTGAGTTGTTGGAAGGTGAAGTGGCAAACGAATATGATGATTATGGAAAAGTATCTATGGCACAGATATCAGATATTGAGAGACAGATTAGAAAATTAAATGGATACAATATAGTTGCCATGCTTCATCATCATTTTTATCTTTTCCCGGAAGTAGCACAAAAGTATGGAGATTCAAGTCTGGTTAGAAATTATACTGCTTTCATTCAACATTTAAAATATATGAATGTAAAAACTGTTTTACATGGACACAAACATTTTGATTTAGAGCGTCCATTTATTACAGATGATTATTATGAAACAACAGAAAGTATTATTGATGTGTTTGCAGGGGGGTCTGTTGGTACAGATAGAAAGGATAGGCATACCTTTAGCATAATTGATTTTTATAAGCAAAGAGAGGATATCAAATTAATTCAACATAAATTTATTTACAATGGAGAATCACTAGAGCCTATTTCTAAAAAGCAGATTCCTTCGAAGAATATTTCAGGTAGAGTGGTTAAACTTTTAGAGATATTAAAATTTACAAATTATGATGCGTATATGTTATATATGACATCTCTTGAAAAACTATTTAAAATTTATAAAACTTGTGGGGAAATAATCAACTGGATCAGTGAATCAATAACTGGATTTTGTGATGTTTATAAATATTTGGATAGGGATTATAGGAATATTCTGTTTTTATTATATTCTGTTAGTTGTAGAACATTAAACTATAAAAGTATTATAGAAAAGGATACACAATATTTAGAGTATGCATCATCAATATTGAAAGAAATATTCGATAATTTTTTATCATGTCCCCATTTTAATATCAGTGATGAAGATTTTCACTCTTTGTTTAAAATAAAAAGTTTAAAAAGTTTAGCGGATAAGTGTAATCAATTGTTAAATGAAAATATGAATAAAATTACTAAACAGTATTTAGCCTTTAGTATGATTGGTATATTTTTTTCAGATTTGTATTTGGTATTCACAGAATATGCAGATGACTTTTATAACGAAAATATTAAATATAAGGTAAATATTAAAATGGAAGAAAATAAGTTTCATGCAAATGTTCCTGCGCCAAGAATAACTATTGAATCCAATGCTGATAGAAGAAGTGCCTATGTAAAGTTTTTGTGCAATGAGGCTACAGTATATAAAATTGCCGTTTTATTTGTTAAAGAATTTGATTTAATACTAGATAAGTTTCAACATTGTTTTAAATCAATAGGATTTAAAATGTATTATTTAATTCCTAAAATAGATAAGAATAATTTTAAGAATACACTTGATAGTTGTAATTTTGAGGCCTATATACCAACTCTGCTGCCTTTGTTAACAGGAGACAATATATATTCTTCAAAAGAGGTATTTGCAAGAGAATTAATTCAAAATTCCATAGATGCCACAGCGGTTAGAGAAGCTAAAGAGGAAATTGATTTTATGAAATCAATTCGTATTGAATTTGGAAAAGATAAAAATGCTGGACTATATTTTAAAATTAAAGACAATGGAACAGGCATGGACAGATATAAAATTGAAAGGTATTTTACCAATATTGGCAGAAGCTACTATTCAGGTGATGAGTATAGGAGTTTAAATATCAGTTATGAACCTATTAGTAATTTTGGAATAGGTTTTTTGTCTTCATTTATGGTATGCAGGGAAATAGAAGTAAGAACCAAATACTTTTTCAACGGCACTGAAGGCTTAAAACTTTATATACCTAATTACGATGGATGCTTTTTTATTGAAGGCGAGGAAAATATAGATGTTGGTACGGAAATAAAATTATATTTAAATAAGGAAATGCATGTAGATACTATAATAGATTATATAAAAAAAGTTATGTTAGATGTTAAATACGATATTATTATAAGCTATAGAGATGAAGGAAAAGAAGAACTCATTGAAATACCGGCTCATTATATTAGAAAAAATAGTACAGTTGAAGCTTTTCAGTTTTTTATTCCCTTTAAAGAAAATGGAGAGGTGTTAAATATCCATTGGAAGGAGGAAGTACTTTCAGAAAATTTTATTAATAAATATGAATATGGATTATTAATAAAAGCTAACTTGGATAATATGGATTATAATTATGGTGAAGTAATATTAAATGCGGGAATTCGGGTAGAGCAGACATCTTTAGATGCATTATTTCATAATGAATTTAACTATGATAGAGATGATAATGGTATTACGTATAATAGCATATTTATGAATTTCCCTGCAAACTGGATACAAATTGATGTTTCCAGGGAAAAGTTGAAAGGTTTCTCTGATATGATTAGGGATATTAACCATAAAAATCCTATTGGAATTAAAATTGCTGAAGTGATATACAATCAATTGACATGTTTTTTAAATTACAGCAGGGAAAATTCAATTAGTATTCCTAAGTCATGTGTACAAGAGATTATCCAGTATGCTATTTGCTTTTGTAGGAATGAAAACTCCAGTGTTTATAAAAAATTATTGAATTTAAAGTATTAA
- a CDS encoding YeiH family protein, giving the protein MEEIINKLYGIIFTLIIAIPAWLIGNMFPIIGSPILGILFGMILAFWKRPNYLNEGIIYTSKKLLQYSIILMGFSMNLFNVFKVGKQTVVLMIFTLSASLVTAYVISKLLKINNKTAALIGIGSSICGGSAIAATAPVINANDQEVAHSISTIFLFNAIAAFLFPLIGHLFNMSNECFGLWSGTAVNDTSSVVAAGYSYSNTAGNLAVIVKLTRTLAIVPTTLLLAIYTSKKETKNKKVSYSMIKIFPWFVLGFIAASVINTFVPFPAGVTKFLSQTGKFIIVMAMVSVGLNTNIRELVQNAVKPIFLGFMCWIVLSLTSLGVQHFIMSIF; this is encoded by the coding sequence ATGGAAGAAATAATTAACAAATTATATGGAATTATATTTACACTGATTATAGCAATTCCTGCATGGCTCATTGGAAATATGTTTCCAATTATAGGCAGTCCTATACTCGGAATTTTATTTGGAATGATTTTAGCATTTTGGAAAAGGCCAAACTATCTTAATGAAGGTATAATATACACTTCAAAAAAATTGCTTCAATATTCTATTATTCTTATGGGATTTAGCATGAATCTTTTTAATGTTTTTAAAGTGGGGAAACAAACGGTTGTTTTAATGATTTTTACCCTCTCGGCATCACTTGTTACCGCCTATGTTATAAGTAAATTATTAAAAATAAATAATAAGACAGCAGCACTAATAGGTATTGGTTCTTCTATATGTGGTGGTTCTGCTATTGCAGCAACAGCTCCAGTAATAAATGCAAATGATCAGGAAGTTGCCCATTCTATATCAACTATATTTCTTTTTAATGCTATTGCTGCTTTTTTATTTCCTCTGATTGGACATCTATTCAATATGAGCAATGAATGCTTTGGCCTGTGGAGTGGCACTGCAGTTAATGATACTTCATCTGTAGTGGCTGCTGGCTATTCTTACAGTAATACAGCTGGCAATCTGGCGGTTATAGTAAAACTTACAAGAACCCTTGCAATTGTTCCCACTACTTTGTTACTGGCAATTTATACATCCAAAAAAGAAACTAAAAACAAAAAAGTATCTTACAGTATGATTAAAATATTTCCCTGGTTTGTACTGGGATTTATAGCTGCATCAGTAATCAATACATTTGTGCCATTTCCAGCTGGAGTTACTAAATTTTTATCACAAACCGGAAAATTTATAATTGTAATGGCAATGGTGTCTGTGGGACTAAATACTAACATCAGAGAGCTTGTACAAAATGCTGTAAAGCCAATTTTTTTAGGTTTTATGTGTTGGATAGTTTTGTCACTTACTTCACTTGGAGTTCAACATTTTATAATGTCAATTTTTTAA
- a CDS encoding efflux RND transporter permease subunit, whose amino-acid sequence MGLIKAAIKNKKIVLFLVAVIIIGGFYCYYITPKQESPDVSSPAAMITTIYPGDSPGDIEKLVTKKIEDKVEEIDGYDYVESYSKNSASIVIVYLNNNADKDKAWRDLRDKIKDLKSDLPEGCQDSKIDTNLTETAGMIISVSGKNYSYEQLGNYAEDIKKQLSDISGISRFDVDGKQDKQVKVEVDWSKINKYSISIEDVCSVLKAQNIDIPSGSLDLSTGKIKVNTPGTFTSLQDIENTIVGVSSTTGETMKIKDIAKVYMDYDDDSELKFTDNGTGAVLLAGYFENNKNIVLIGDDVKKKLDEIKKQLPKDLTIDEVTFQPEDVSDSVSFFMKNLREGVILVIITILIGMGLRNSLVVSAVIPISIAMSFVVMNVLGIKVEQMSTTALIIALGILVDDAVVIGDVIQVGIDQGMTGDKAALHGIKRLFVPVFTSTLIIVGAFAPLLTIPGAVGEFLKSLPQVVMICVTCSYLSALFVTPAMSSLVFKKSKKVNRESKVRRMFHRLLTYGFSHKKTVVMAAIGVFVVSMCIIKTLGMQFFPYVDKNIVYIDVSNEKVDDINSTANLVKHVEDILKAQKEVTGYTSAIGGGMPKFYITLPTVALSKDTAQIMVRINIDKTEKFETRQELAEHIQSLLDSKIYEGTATVKLLEQAEPTGAPIRLRLTGDDLDKIYAASNKIQQQLKSIPGTLNVRDDAAKKTYEYEVNIDDTKASQLGLLKSDILQQMNIALSGYSSSVYRKNGSEYDILVKSNISSVKELENLQVKSSITNNKVMLSQVAEVALSPELDQIKHYEKDKTITVYSDIKTGYNSVDVENTLSKKIDKMDLNDVKVIYDGEKYQIQKNFTSLAIAGVFTILIIYVLLFIQFKSFIQPLVIMCSLPLSLIGVTIGLLIFKMPLSLTAVMGIISLIGVVIRNAILLIEYIHDGRDEGLSIDEACLQAVSQRFRPIILSSTATITGLIPLAFSKSALFGPMSVTIMFGLLTATFLTFIVVPVVYSLITAKIKQRLVNKNLEI is encoded by the coding sequence ATGGGATTAATTAAAGCTGCCATAAAAAATAAAAAAATAGTATTGTTTTTAGTAGCTGTAATCATTATAGGTGGTTTTTACTGCTACTATATAACTCCTAAGCAAGAAAGTCCAGATGTTTCATCTCCAGCGGCCATGATTACTACAATATATCCTGGCGATTCTCCAGGTGATATAGAAAAATTGGTTACAAAGAAAATTGAAGACAAGGTTGAGGAGATAGATGGTTATGATTATGTAGAATCATATTCAAAAAATAGTGCTTCTATAGTTATTGTATATTTAAACAATAATGCGGATAAGGATAAAGCCTGGAGGGATTTGAGAGACAAGATTAAAGATTTAAAGTCTGATCTTCCAGAAGGATGCCAGGATAGTAAAATAGATACCAACCTCACAGAAACAGCTGGCATGATTATAAGTGTATCTGGTAAAAACTATTCTTATGAACAGCTTGGAAATTATGCAGAGGACATAAAAAAGCAATTAAGTGATATAAGTGGTATTTCAAGATTTGATGTAGATGGAAAGCAGGATAAACAGGTAAAGGTAGAAGTGGACTGGAGTAAAATAAATAAATATTCTATTTCCATTGAAGATGTATGCAGTGTATTAAAAGCACAAAATATAGATATTCCCTCGGGATCTTTAGACCTAAGTACGGGAAAAATAAAGGTTAATACACCAGGTACGTTTACTTCACTGCAGGATATAGAAAATACTATTGTAGGAGTTTCAAGCACTACTGGAGAAACTATGAAAATTAAAGATATAGCAAAAGTATATATGGATTATGATGATGATTCTGAATTGAAATTTACTGATAATGGAACTGGTGCAGTGCTATTGGCAGGGTATTTTGAGAATAATAAGAATATAGTACTTATAGGTGATGATGTAAAGAAAAAACTAGATGAGATAAAAAAGCAGCTGCCAAAGGATTTAACCATAGATGAAGTTACATTTCAACCTGAAGATGTAAGTGATTCAGTTTCATTTTTCATGAAAAATCTCAGAGAGGGTGTTATTCTCGTAATTATAACAATTCTCATAGGAATGGGGCTTAGAAATTCTTTAGTAGTATCTGCAGTTATTCCTATATCTATAGCAATGTCTTTTGTGGTAATGAATGTGCTTGGAATTAAAGTGGAGCAGATGTCTACTACAGCACTTATTATAGCTCTTGGAATACTGGTAGATGATGCTGTTGTAATAGGAGACGTTATACAGGTAGGAATAGATCAGGGTATGACAGGGGATAAGGCTGCCTTGCATGGTATAAAAAGATTATTTGTACCTGTGTTTACCTCAACATTGATTATTGTAGGAGCTTTTGCTCCACTACTCACAATACCTGGGGCAGTGGGAGAATTTTTAAAATCGTTGCCTCAAGTGGTAATGATATGTGTAACTTGTTCTTACCTATCGGCGTTATTTGTAACTCCTGCTATGTCTTCTTTAGTCTTTAAGAAAAGTAAAAAGGTGAACAGGGAAAGTAAAGTTCGTAGAATGTTTCACAGGCTTTTAACTTATGGATTTTCACATAAAAAGACCGTTGTTATGGCAGCCATAGGGGTATTTGTAGTATCTATGTGTATAATAAAAACCCTTGGAATGCAGTTTTTTCCTTATGTGGACAAAAATATAGTTTACATAGATGTTTCAAATGAAAAAGTTGATGACATAAATAGTACAGCCAATTTGGTAAAACATGTAGAGGATATATTAAAAGCACAAAAGGAGGTCACAGGATATACTTCAGCCATAGGTGGTGGTATGCCGAAATTTTATATTACCTTGCCCACAGTGGCACTCTCAAAGGATACAGCGCAAATTATGGTAAGGATAAATATAGATAAGACTGAAAAATTTGAAACAAGACAGGAACTAGCTGAACATATACAAAGTTTGTTAGATAGTAAAATTTATGAGGGTACAGCTACGGTAAAACTTTTGGAGCAGGCTGAACCAACAGGAGCGCCAATAAGGTTGAGACTTACAGGAGATGACCTGGATAAAATTTATGCTGCTTCAAATAAAATACAGCAGCAGTTAAAGAGTATACCAGGAACCCTAAATGTAAGAGATGATGCTGCAAAAAAGACTTATGAATATGAAGTGAATATAGATGATACTAAAGCATCACAACTTGGACTGTTAAAATCCGATATACTCCAGCAGATGAACATTGCCTTAAGCGGCTACAGTAGTTCCGTATATAGAAAAAATGGCAGTGAATATGACATTTTGGTTAAGAGCAATATTTCATCTGTAAAGGAGCTTGAAAACTTGCAGGTTAAATCAAGTATTACCAATAATAAAGTAATGTTGTCACAGGTGGCAGAGGTGGCTTTAAGCCCTGAACTGGATCAGATAAAGCATTATGAAAAGGATAAGACAATAACAGTATATAGTGACATAAAGACAGGATATAATTCGGTAGATGTAGAAAATACATTAAGTAAAAAAATCGATAAAATGGATTTAAATGATGTAAAAGTTATTTATGACGGAGAAAAGTATCAGATACAAAAGAATTTTACCAGTCTTGCCATAGCAGGAGTATTCACTATATTGATAATTTATGTACTTTTGTTTATTCAATTTAAATCCTTTATACAGCCACTTGTAATAATGTGTTCTCTTCCATTATCGTTGATAGGAGTGACAATAGGACTTTTAATATTTAAAATGCCTCTGTCACTGACGGCTGTAATGGGGATAATAAGTCTTATCGGAGTAGTTATAAGAAATGCAATATTGCTTATAGAATATATACATGATGGAAGAGATGAAGGACTTTCTATAGATGAAGCTTGTCTTCAGGCTGTAAGCCAAAGATTTAGACCAATCATATTAAGTTCAACAGCAACTATTACAGGACTTATACCACTAGCATTTTCAAAAAGTGCATTATTTGGTCCAATGTCTGTAACTATAATGTTTGGTCTTTTAACAGCTACTTTTCTAACATTTATAGTTGTTCCAGTAGTATATTCCTTAATTACTGCCAAAATAAAACAGAGATTAGTAAACAAGAATCTAGAAATTTAA
- a CDS encoding LysR family transcriptional regulator, whose amino-acid sequence MTLRHFNIFVVVCDKMNMTKAAEQLFISQSAVSQVISELEGHYGVRLFERLSRKLYITQAGEKLLSYARYIIKLNMELENDMKTLGENGSIRIGASVTIGAYVLPKLISQFQKVNSETDIKVYEENTEKVEKMLLQDEIDIALVEGETTHTDIINVPFMEDELVLICGSGHRFAKLTCIEPYELEKEKFIIRERGSGTRRTFEDKMKENHLKWQISWTCNNTDTIKIAVSEGLGISVISRCSVINELVLGTLCEIPVKEIKFKRQFKIIYHKNKYLTEIMKHFIDFIRQ is encoded by the coding sequence ATGACTTTAAGACATTTTAATATATTTGTTGTTGTGTGTGACAAAATGAATATGACTAAAGCGGCAGAGCAGCTTTTTATATCCCAGTCAGCAGTTAGCCAGGTAATTTCTGAACTTGAAGGCCACTATGGTGTGCGGCTTTTTGAGAGGTTGTCAAGAAAGCTTTATATAACTCAGGCAGGAGAAAAATTATTAAGTTATGCCAGATACATTATTAAATTGAATATGGAATTAGAAAATGATATGAAAACCTTAGGTGAAAATGGTTCTATCCGTATTGGTGCAAGTGTTACTATTGGGGCTTATGTACTACCTAAACTTATTTCACAGTTTCAAAAAGTAAATTCTGAAACTGATATAAAAGTATATGAGGAGAATACTGAAAAAGTTGAAAAAATGCTTCTTCAGGATGAAATTGACATAGCCCTTGTAGAGGGAGAAACAACCCATACAGATATTATAAATGTGCCATTTATGGAGGATGAATTGGTACTCATATGTGGAAGTGGTCATAGGTTTGCAAAGCTTACTTGTATTGAACCTTATGAGCTTGAAAAGGAAAAATTTATTATTCGTGAAAGGGGAAGTGGGACTCGCAGGACATTTGAAGATAAGATGAAGGAAAATCATCTGAAATGGCAAATTTCATGGACATGTAATAATACAGATACTATAAAAATTGCAGTTTCAGAAGGGCTGGGGATATCAGTTATTTCAAGATGTTCAGTAATAAATGAATTAGTCCTCGGAACACTTTGTGAAATACCTGTTAAAGAAATTAAATTTAAAAGACAATTTAAAATTATATATCATAAAAATAAATATTTAACAGAAATAATGAAACACTTTATAGATTTTATAAGGCAGTAG